In Dama dama isolate Ldn47 chromosome 20, ASM3311817v1, whole genome shotgun sequence, a single window of DNA contains:
- the SLAMF7 gene encoding SLAM family member 7, whose protein sequence is MIGTPACVIFLLCQLTGPAASGIPKKLVGAIGGSVIFPLNLSVNLVDSIIWVFNSTTLITIQPKTGDKKALIIVTQKRNKERVSFPHEGYSLKLSRLKKNDSGIYRVEIHSSTLQDPLTQEYELRVYEYLSKPKVVIGLQDNKNGTCVTNLTCSMEHGEKDVTYSWKSLDQATNESHSGSILPISWRWEKSDMIFICMASNPISSNSSNPIFAQNLCEGAAGDLALYVILYVLLSFILFCSLALVLIILIRRRTRKKELIEEKKETDTHQETLSLPPVSEEVSEYDTISYCNRTISEENPANTVYSTVHISPKVTEPHSLPMASDTPGSSTYKNVV, encoded by the exons ATGATTGGCACCCCAGCATGCGTCATCTTTCTCCTCTGCCAGCTCACAG GGCCAGCAGCCTCTGGAATCCCAAAGAAGCTGGTTGGTGCCATTGGTGGGTCTGTGATTTTCCCTCTGAATCTCTCAGTAAATCTAGTTGACAGCATTATCTGGGTCTTCAATTCAACCACTCTCATCACCATACAGCCAAAAACGGGAGACAAAAAAGCCCTCATCATAGTGACCCAAAAGCGTAACAAGGAAAGAGTGAGTTTCCCACATGAAGGCTATTCCCTGAAGCTCAGCAGACTGAAGAAGAATGACTCAGGTATCTACCGTGTGGAGATACACAGCTCAACGCTCCAGGATCCCCTCACCCAGGAGTATGAGCTGCGTGTCTATG AGTACCTGTCAAAGCCCAAAGTCGTCATAGGTCTGCAGGACAATAAGAATGGCACCTGTGTAACCAATCTCACATGTTCCATGGAACATGGAGAAAAGGATGTAACTTACAGCTGGAAGTCTCTGGACCAGGCAACCAATGAATCCCACAGTGGCTCCATCCTCCCCATATCCTGGAGGTGGGAGAAAAGTGACATGATCTTCATCTGCATGGCCAGTAACCCCATCAGCAGCAACTCCTCAAACCCTATCTTTGCCCAGAATCTCTGTGAAG GTGCTGCTGGGGACCTGGCTCTCTACGTGATCCTCTATGTCCTATTGTCATTCATCCTGTTCTGTTCCCTTGCACTGGTGTTAATTATTTTGATCAgaagaagaacaagaaaaaaag AGCTCAttgaagagaagaaggaaacagacacTCATCAGGaaactctttccctccctcccgtTTCTGAAGAGGTATCCGAGTATGATACAATCTCGTATTGTAAT AGGACTATTTCAGAGGAAAACCCGGCAAATACCGTTTATTCCACTGTGCACATATCCCCAAAG GTAACAGAACCCCACTCCCTGCCCATGGCATCAGATACACCAGGGTCATCTACTTATAAGAATGTCGTCTAA